Proteins encoded within one genomic window of Conchiformibius steedae:
- a CDS encoding TatD family hydrolase: MYLIDSHCHLNFEGLAERLPEVFDNMAKNQVRQALAISVSRDSFAQVLAIAQAHDHVYATVGIHPDSESAAEFSFDELVEHARHPKVAAIGETGLDYHWCSGDLTWQHRRFITHIEAANAAGLPLVIHTRKSADDTLALMREHRAQSAVMHCFAEDVRVAKMALDLGYYLSFSGIVTFKNAADVQAAARYCPADRLLVETDSPFLAPVPYRGKRNEPAYVRHTAEFLAQLRGETLEHIMQHTSDNFYRLFPKVPRLT, translated from the coding sequence ATGTATCTGATTGATTCCCATTGCCATTTAAATTTTGAAGGCTTGGCAGAACGCCTGCCCGAAGTGTTTGACAATATGGCAAAAAACCAAGTTCGCCAAGCACTTGCCATCAGCGTCAGCCGCGACAGTTTCGCGCAGGTGCTGGCGATTGCCCAAGCCCATGACCACGTTTACGCCACCGTAGGCATCCACCCCGACAGCGAAAGTGCCGCCGAATTCAGTTTTGACGAATTGGTGGAACACGCCCGTCACCCCAAAGTCGCCGCCATCGGCGAAACGGGTTTGGATTACCATTGGTGCAGCGGCGATTTAACGTGGCAGCACCGCCGTTTTATTACCCATATTGAAGCGGCAAACGCAGCAGGTTTGCCCTTGGTGATACACACGCGCAAATCGGCGGACGACACCCTTGCCCTGATGCGCGAACACCGCGCCCAAAGCGCGGTGATGCACTGTTTCGCCGAAGACGTGCGCGTGGCAAAGATGGCTTTGGATTTAGGCTATTACCTGTCGTTTTCAGGCATTGTTACCTTTAAAAACGCTGCTGATGTGCAAGCGGCTGCCCGTTATTGTCCTGCCGACCGCCTGCTGGTGGAAACCGATTCGCCGTTTCTCGCGCCCGTCCCCTACCGTGGCAAGCGCAACGAACCCGCCTATGTGCGCCACACCGCCGAATTTTTGGCACAACTGCGCGGCGAAACGTTGGAACACATCATGCAGCACACCAGCGACAATTTTTACCGCTTGTTTCCCAAAGTGCCACGCCTGACCTAA
- a CDS encoding PilZ domain-containing protein: protein MSSAKPAPAAPAAGQVPGRMVSLRLESKPVIYASYMSFTEHGGVFLPTSDSYEMGEEVLLVLELVTPAKTEKLFVKTNVCWINSNPSAGGRPKGIGLAFGSDDNSIKTKNIFEALLSGLLHSDHPTYTM from the coding sequence ATGAGTTCAGCCAAACCCGCCCCTGCCGCGCCCGCCGCAGGACAAGTTCCCGGTCGTATGGTCAGCCTGCGCCTCGAAAGCAAACCCGTGATTTACGCCAGCTATATGTCGTTTACCGAACACGGCGGCGTCTTCCTGCCCACGTCCGACAGCTACGAAATGGGCGAAGAAGTATTATTGGTTTTGGAACTGGTTACCCCCGCCAAAACCGAAAAATTATTTGTTAAAACCAACGTTTGCTGGATTAACAGCAACCCCAGCGCAGGCGGACGACCCAAAGGCATCGGCTTGGCATTTGGCAGCGACGACAACAGCATCAAAACCAAAAACATCTTTGAAGCCCTGTTAAGCGGACTGCTGCACAGCGACCACCCCACCTACACCATGTAA
- the holB gene encoding DNA polymerase III subunit delta', with the protein MIYPWHDRTWRELLAQAPPPALLLYGAADTGKTAFARAYARFLLCESPLNQGACGECASCRLFEHHAHPDFYLLAPDGDDGSSTGRKLPQIKIDAVRELLEPLNQSSVRGGRRVVLIAPADSLNVQAANALLKILEEPPQAVMFLLVSHRRERLLPTVRSRCRPLLLPAPNHTQALQFLQQQHISDAENLLAFHGGAPLFAHEPEQDSLRATLLDLLAQPRLLAILDFAADFDKHKYPLALLLDWLHKWLADLALALHALPPRYYPAHAQAVAALAARTHPATLFRFQDHLNRLAPYGHHSLNVRMQAEALLSSYLLMLQNKPFHFQGNPP; encoded by the coding sequence ATGATTTATCCTTGGCACGACCGCACATGGCGCGAATTGCTCGCGCAAGCGCCACCGCCTGCATTGCTGTTGTATGGCGCGGCAGACACAGGCAAAACCGCCTTTGCCCGCGCTTACGCCCGCTTTTTGTTGTGCGAAAGCCCCTTAAATCAAGGGGCTTGCGGCGAATGTGCGTCCTGTCGCCTGTTTGAACACCACGCCCACCCCGATTTTTACCTGCTCGCCCCCGATGGCGACGACGGCAGCAGCACAGGGCGCAAACTGCCACAAATCAAAATTGATGCCGTGCGCGAACTGCTGGAACCCTTAAACCAATCGTCTGTGCGCGGCGGACGGCGCGTGGTGCTGATTGCCCCCGCCGACAGCCTGAACGTACAAGCCGCCAACGCGCTGTTAAAAATTCTGGAAGAGCCCCCGCAAGCGGTGATGTTTCTGCTGGTTTCGCACCGCCGCGAACGGCTGCTGCCTACCGTCCGCAGCCGTTGCCGTCCGCTGCTGCTGCCCGCACCCAACCACACCCAAGCCCTGCAATTTTTACAGCAGCAACACATCAGCGATGCCGAAAACCTGCTTGCCTTTCACGGTGGTGCGCCGCTGTTCGCCCACGAACCCGAACAAGACAGCTTACGCGCCACCCTGTTAGACCTGCTCGCCCAACCGCGCCTGCTTGCCATATTGGATTTTGCTGCCGATTTTGACAAACACAAATACCCCCTTGCCCTGTTGCTTGATTGGCTGCACAAATGGCTTGCCGACCTCGCCCTCGCCCTGCACGCCCTACCGCCGCGGTATTATCCCGCCCACGCCCAAGCCGTCGCCGCCCTTGCCGCCCGCACCCATCCCGCCACACTTTTCCGTTTTCAAGACCACTTAAACCGTCTTGCCCCTTACGGACACCACAGCCTCAATGTTAGAATGCAGGCAGAAGCCCTGTTAAGCAGCTACTTACTGATGCTGCAAAACAAACCCTTTCACTTTCAAGGAAATCCCCCATGA
- the lnt gene encoding apolipoprotein N-acyltransferase, translating into MRLLSRLQQRLDRFFQKPLIYFITLTALAAATPRAFAPYYQFWLMPLLFGALIALTELKPHRRVSTAYWFGLIAYTAQFWWIHTALHDVSGLPNVYAVPLTFLLPAFLALFPAIAFWLYGKQRLPRPLAIGLLLPMLWTLTEFARERVFTGFGWGALGYSQIADYSPLAALAPIGGIHLVTFATALAGAWLLLMVRNHSLVQRIIFALLFCIMLQQTNIRREKNYTDKNSLPVSVALAQGNIAQSLKFDENAAIATYQRYFEQVSATKAQIVVLPETAFPQFLQTVPTELVARFAEKARENGSALAIGIPAFTEDGKSHLNTMVNLSDYYPEHPAQIQIYAKNHLVPFGEFKPIPQLTEPLYRKMNMPLSDFKRGGIGQEPFDMAGQKVAFNICYEDGFGDELIDSARKSTLLANASNMAWYGRSDAMWQQLQQSQARALELGRYMIRATNTGATAIVAPNGRVVKFAKPNTATVLEGEVFGMTGDTPYMKLGSSWPLFYALLIVTGLLMAFRSGSKKTQTTAPVHSATHTPVATPPFTEQTAETETAAVPPAAQAHHAPAAYPQQQPADTNSRPPRRRKRTRSGHGKRKKSGRRK; encoded by the coding sequence ATGCGTCTATTGTCCCGATTGCAGCAGCGGCTTGACCGATTCTTCCAAAAGCCGCTGATTTACTTTATTACCCTTACCGCGCTTGCCGCTGCCACCCCCCGCGCATTCGCCCCCTATTATCAGTTTTGGCTGATGCCGCTGCTGTTTGGCGCACTGATTGCCCTTACCGAACTCAAACCGCACCGCCGCGTGTCCACTGCCTACTGGTTTGGGCTGATTGCCTACACCGCCCAATTTTGGTGGATACACACCGCCTTGCACGACGTGTCGGGACTCCCCAATGTCTATGCCGTACCGCTTACCTTTTTACTGCCCGCGTTTTTAGCCCTGTTTCCCGCCATTGCCTTTTGGCTGTATGGCAAACAACGCCTGCCGCGCCCGCTTGCCATCGGTTTGCTGCTGCCCATGCTGTGGACACTGACCGAATTTGCCCGCGAGCGCGTGTTTACCGGCTTTGGCTGGGGCGCACTCGGTTACAGCCAAATCGCCGATTACAGCCCGCTTGCCGCGCTTGCCCCGATTGGCGGGATTCATTTGGTCACTTTTGCTACCGCCTTGGCGGGCGCATGGCTGCTGCTGATGGTGCGTAACCATTCTTTGGTGCAACGCATTATTTTCGCGCTATTGTTCTGCATTATGCTGCAACAAACCAACATCCGCCGCGAAAAAAACTATACCGATAAAAATTCCCTGCCCGTTAGCGTGGCATTGGCGCAAGGCAATATCGCCCAAAGCCTGAAATTTGACGAAAACGCCGCTATCGCCACTTACCAGCGTTATTTTGAACAAGTGTCTGCCACCAAAGCGCAAATCGTCGTTTTGCCCGAAACCGCTTTTCCGCAATTTTTGCAAACTGTTCCCACCGAATTGGTCGCACGTTTTGCCGAAAAAGCGCGTGAAAACGGCAGCGCCTTGGCAATCGGCATTCCCGCCTTTACCGAAGACGGCAAAAGCCATCTGAATACCATGGTGAATTTGAGCGATTACTACCCCGAACACCCCGCGCAAATTCAAATTTACGCCAAAAATCATCTAGTACCGTTTGGCGAATTCAAGCCCATTCCGCAGCTGACCGAACCGCTGTACCGCAAAATGAATATGCCCCTGTCGGATTTCAAACGCGGCGGCATCGGGCAAGAACCCTTTGATATGGCGGGACAAAAAGTCGCGTTCAATATTTGCTATGAAGACGGTTTTGGCGACGAACTGATTGATTCGGCAAGAAAATCCACTTTATTGGCAAACGCCAGCAATATGGCTTGGTACGGGCGTTCTGATGCGATGTGGCAGCAGTTGCAGCAATCGCAGGCGCGCGCTTTGGAATTGGGTCGCTATATGATTCGCGCCACCAATACGGGCGCAACGGCAATTGTTGCCCCCAACGGCAGAGTGGTTAAATTTGCCAAACCCAATACTGCTACCGTGCTGGAAGGCGAAGTGTTTGGCATGACGGGCGACACGCCTTATATGAAATTGGGCAGCTCGTGGCCATTATTTTACGCACTGTTGATTGTAACGGGCTTGCTGATGGCATTCCGTTCAGGCAGTAAAAAAACCCAAACTACTGCACCTGTGCACAGCGCAACGCATACGCCTGTTGCCACACCACCGTTTACGGAACAAACGGCGGAAACGGAAACCGCTGCCGTACCGCCTGCCGCACAAGCGCATCATGCGCCTGCCGCTTATCCCCAGCAACAGCCTGCTGATACCAACAGCCGTCCGCCGCGCCGCCGCAAACGCACCCGCAGCGGACATGGCAAACGCAAAAAAAGCGGACGCAGAAAATGA